In one window of Nesterenkonia sandarakina DNA:
- the nrdF gene encoding class 1b ribonucleoside-diphosphate reductase subunit beta, which yields MTSSKALLEHVEAINWNRLEDEKDSEVWNRLVNNFWLPEKVPLSNDVQSWATLTEEEKTLTMRVFTGLTLLDTIQGTVGAVALIPHALTQHEEAVLTNISFMESVHAKSYSQIFSTLCSTKEIDEAFRWSKENVNLQRKAQIVMDYYHGDDGLKKRVASTILESFLFYSGFYLPMHWSSRAKLTNTADIIRLIIRDEAVHGYYIGYKYQRALEQESPERQQELKDYTYELMYELYENELQYTHDLYDGVGLSEDVKKFLHYNANKALMNLGYEAMFPKEISEVNPAILSALSPNADENHDFFSGSGSSYVIGKAEETEDDDWDF from the coding sequence TTGACATCATCTAAAGCGCTCCTCGAGCACGTCGAGGCGATCAACTGGAATCGCCTGGAAGACGAGAAGGACAGCGAAGTCTGGAACCGGCTGGTCAACAACTTCTGGCTGCCGGAGAAGGTGCCGCTGTCCAACGACGTCCAGTCCTGGGCCACGCTGACCGAGGAGGAGAAGACCCTCACCATGCGGGTCTTCACCGGACTCACCCTGCTGGACACCATCCAGGGCACCGTCGGTGCCGTCGCGCTGATCCCGCATGCCCTGACCCAGCACGAGGAGGCGGTGCTGACCAACATCTCCTTCATGGAGTCGGTCCACGCCAAGTCCTACTCGCAGATCTTCTCCACGCTGTGCTCCACCAAGGAGATCGACGAGGCGTTCCGCTGGTCCAAGGAGAACGTGAACCTGCAGCGCAAGGCGCAGATCGTCATGGACTACTACCACGGCGATGACGGACTGAAGAAGCGGGTGGCCTCGACCATCCTGGAGTCCTTCCTCTTCTACTCCGGTTTCTACCTGCCGATGCACTGGTCTTCGCGGGCAAAGCTGACCAACACCGCGGACATCATTCGACTGATCATCCGTGACGAGGCCGTGCACGGGTACTACATCGGGTACAAGTACCAGCGGGCCCTGGAGCAGGAGAGCCCGGAGCGTCAGCAGGAGCTCAAGGACTACACCTACGAGCTGATGTACGAGCTCTACGAGAACGAGCTGCAGTACACCCACGACCTTTACGACGGCGTGGGCCTGAGCGAGGACGTCAAGAAGTTCCTGCACTACAACGCCAACAAGGCCCTGATGAACCTGGGCTACGAGGCGATGTTCCCCAAGGAGATCAGCGAGGTGAACCCCGCGATCCTCTCCGCGCTGAGCCCCAACGCCGACGAGAACCACGACTTCTTCTCCGGCTCCGGGTCCTCCTATGTGATCGGCAAGGCCGAGGAGACCGAGGACGACGACTGGGACTTCTGA
- a CDS encoding lipoate--protein ligase family protein: MTDTGPLQVYRQSASHGAEADLELALSLLRRTRATSRTRDDQGPADRGIPPLLRLYRPEPTVAFGQRDERLPGFDDAAQVCRDEGFTPLVRRAGGRAAAYHQGSLVIDHIEPDPDPIRHSQRRFTEFGELLREALEIAGVTARLGPIPGEYCPGDHSVHGISREQPDLRIKLIGTAQRVISSGWLFSSSIIVEDGAPIRRVLSGAYAALGIPWDPLTAGAITDLGVQTTVEQIEAAVLEVYRRRFTLEEIDEPSPIPSSAAAHG; the protein is encoded by the coding sequence ATGACAGACACAGGGCCGCTCCAGGTCTATCGGCAGAGCGCCAGCCACGGCGCCGAGGCCGATCTGGAGCTGGCCCTGTCTCTGTTGCGACGCACGCGCGCCACGAGTCGAACCCGGGACGATCAGGGGCCGGCTGACCGTGGGATCCCGCCGCTGCTGCGGCTCTACCGGCCGGAACCCACAGTGGCCTTCGGGCAGCGGGACGAGCGGCTTCCCGGTTTCGACGACGCCGCCCAGGTCTGCCGGGACGAAGGTTTCACACCGCTGGTGCGTCGCGCCGGGGGCCGCGCGGCGGCTTATCACCAGGGTTCACTGGTCATCGACCACATCGAGCCGGACCCCGATCCGATCCGGCACTCTCAGAGAAGGTTCACCGAGTTCGGCGAGCTGCTGCGCGAAGCGCTGGAGATCGCAGGCGTCACAGCCCGTCTGGGACCGATCCCGGGGGAGTACTGCCCGGGCGATCATTCGGTCCACGGAATCTCACGGGAGCAACCGGATCTCAGGATCAAGCTCATCGGAACCGCCCAGCGAGTGATCAGCTCCGGCTGGTTGTTCTCTTCCTCGATCATTGTCGAGGACGGAGCCCCGATACGAAGGGTGCTCTCCGGCGCCTACGCGGCGCTCGGGATCCCCTGGGACCCACTCACCGCCGGTGCGATCACCGACCTCGGGGTGCAAACCACTGTGGAGCAGATCGAGGCGGCGGTGCTTGAGGTCTATCGCCGACGCTTCACGCTGGAAGAGATCGACGAGCCCTCGCCGATCCCTTCCAGCGCCGCTGCACACGGCTGA
- a CDS encoding MBL fold metallo-hydrolase translates to MSTSFENLVTSGTFSLDGGTWDVDNNIWIIGDEHEVIIIDPAHDADAVANAVGERAVSAILLTHGHDDHISQALEVQKRLGGRIHLNPEDQMLWDAVHEGTVPDVHISDGDVFTVGDATLVAIHTPGHSPGSTCFYSESLTGPDGTTQPVLFSGDTLFSGGPGATGRSYSSFETIIESIRTRLFQQLPAETLVNTGHGPSTTIGTESPQLQDWIDRGE, encoded by the coding sequence ATGAGCACCAGCTTTGAGAATCTCGTCACCTCCGGAACGTTCTCCCTCGACGGCGGAACCTGGGATGTGGACAACAACATCTGGATCATCGGCGATGAGCACGAGGTGATCATCATCGACCCGGCGCACGACGCCGACGCCGTGGCCAATGCCGTGGGAGAGCGCGCCGTGAGCGCGATCCTGCTCACCCACGGGCACGACGACCACATCAGTCAGGCCCTGGAGGTGCAGAAGCGCCTCGGCGGCAGGATCCATCTGAACCCGGAGGATCAGATGCTCTGGGACGCGGTGCATGAGGGCACCGTGCCGGATGTGCACATCAGCGACGGCGACGTGTTCACCGTGGGAGACGCCACCCTGGTGGCTATCCACACCCCCGGCCACTCCCCCGGGTCCACCTGCTTCTACTCCGAGTCGCTGACCGGACCGGATGGGACCACCCAGCCGGTGCTGTTCTCCGGAGACACCCTGTTCTCCGGAGGCCCCGGCGCGACGGGCCGGTCCTACTCCAGCTTCGAGACCATCATCGAGTCGATCCGGACTCGGCTGTTCCAGCAGCTTCCGGCTGAGACTCTGGTCAACACCGGACACGGCCCCTCAACCACGATCGGGACCGAGTCTCCGCAGCTGCAGGATTGGATCGACCGCGGCGAGTGA
- a CDS encoding S-(hydroxymethyl)mycothiol dehydrogenase, protein MPQTVNAVVVKEKDGPAVLEQIIVPDPIAGEVVVDVLTCGVCQTDQHYQQGEVGDNFPYLLGHEATGRVSEIGEGVTNVKVGDTVILNWRAVCGECRACRKGEPKYCFDTHNAQQQMTLTDGTPLEAALGIGAFAEKTLVAAGQCTLIEDVPAESNAAVGLLGCGIMAGIGAAINTGEVKRGESVAVIGAGGVGTAAVLGAKLAGATTIIAVDLDERKLTKASELGATHTINSKESDAVESIRELTGGFGADLVIDAVGRPETYKQAFYARDLAGRVVLVGVPDPSHTLELPLADVFGRGGSLKSSWYGDCLPSRDFPMLVSHYRNGNLDLDAFVTERVSLDQVQEAFDTMNRGEVLRSVVELQSSTQN, encoded by the coding sequence ATGCCCCAGACCGTGAATGCCGTCGTCGTCAAAGAGAAGGACGGTCCCGCCGTCCTGGAGCAGATCATCGTCCCGGACCCGATCGCCGGCGAGGTGGTGGTCGATGTCCTGACCTGCGGCGTGTGCCAGACCGACCAGCATTACCAACAGGGTGAGGTGGGAGACAACTTCCCCTACCTGCTCGGCCACGAGGCCACCGGGCGGGTCTCGGAGATCGGCGAGGGCGTGACCAACGTCAAGGTCGGGGACACCGTGATCTTGAACTGGCGTGCGGTCTGCGGGGAATGCCGCGCCTGCCGCAAGGGCGAGCCGAAGTACTGCTTCGACACCCACAATGCGCAGCAGCAGATGACCCTCACCGACGGCACGCCTCTTGAAGCGGCGCTGGGCATCGGAGCCTTCGCCGAGAAGACCCTGGTGGCCGCCGGACAGTGCACCCTCATCGAAGATGTCCCGGCCGAGTCCAATGCTGCGGTGGGTCTGCTGGGCTGCGGAATCATGGCCGGCATCGGTGCTGCGATCAACACCGGAGAGGTCAAGCGCGGCGAGTCCGTGGCCGTGATCGGCGCCGGCGGGGTGGGCACCGCAGCCGTGCTCGGTGCGAAGCTGGCCGGAGCCACCACAATCATCGCCGTGGACCTGGATGAGCGGAAGCTCACCAAGGCCTCCGAGCTCGGCGCCACCCACACGATCAACTCCAAGGAGTCCGACGCCGTGGAGAGCATCCGCGAGCTGACCGGCGGATTCGGCGCTGATCTGGTCATCGACGCCGTGGGCCGCCCCGAGACCTATAAGCAGGCGTTCTACGCCCGCGATCTCGCCGGACGCGTGGTGCTGGTCGGGGTCCCTGACCCCTCCCACACCTTGGAGCTGCCACTGGCTGACGTCTTCGGCCGCGGCGGCTCGCTGAAGTCCTCCTGGTACGGCGACTGCCTGCCCTCCCGAGACTTCCCGATGCTGGTCAGCCACTACCGCAACGGCAATCTCGACCTCGACGCCTTCGTCACCGAACGGGTGTCTCTCGACCAGGTCCAGGAAGCCTTCGACACGATGAACCGCGGCGAGGTGCTGCGCTCGGTGGTCGAGCTGCAGTCCTCCACGCAGAATTGA
- a CDS encoding vitamin K epoxide reductase family protein — translation MAPHRTDQLIRPRVASTRSVGVWLLLTSIVAAVASGLLMYERIQLWRDADYTTACDINPWVSCGLVMDSWQASSFGFPNIFLGVVGFPLAILVAVTILGRVPLPRWYWLGLQAGVTFALGFCIWLWSQAVFVIGALCPYCMVVWAAVIPMFVIVTARNIATGALPVGPGLQKFSADWWWVAIVLIYLVVVGSIILQFPQAFTG, via the coding sequence ATGGCCCCACACCGAACTGATCAGCTGATTCGCCCGCGCGTCGCCTCCACGCGATCGGTAGGGGTCTGGCTGCTGCTGACCTCGATCGTGGCGGCGGTGGCCAGCGGGCTGTTGATGTACGAGCGGATCCAGCTCTGGCGTGATGCGGACTACACCACCGCCTGCGATATCAATCCCTGGGTCTCCTGTGGCCTGGTCATGGACTCCTGGCAGGCTTCGAGCTTCGGATTCCCGAACATCTTCCTCGGCGTCGTGGGATTCCCGCTGGCCATCCTGGTGGCGGTGACCATCCTCGGCCGGGTCCCGCTGCCCCGCTGGTACTGGCTCGGTCTGCAGGCCGGAGTGACCTTCGCACTCGGTTTCTGCATCTGGCTGTGGTCCCAGGCGGTGTTCGTGATCGGCGCCCTCTGCCCCTACTGCATGGTGGTCTGGGCGGCGGTCATCCCGATGTTCGTGATCGTGACTGCGCGCAACATCGCCACCGGCGCGCTTCCGGTGGGTCCCGGGCTGCAGAAGTTCTCCGCCGACTGGTGGTGGGTGGCGATCGTCCTGATCTACCTGGTGGTGGTGGGCAGCATCATCCTCCAGTTCCCCCAGGCCTTCACCGGCTGA